Genomic segment of Salvia splendens isolate huo1 chromosome 12, SspV2, whole genome shotgun sequence:
CGTTGgttgatttgacattttggaGGACGGTACAATGGTGGGTGCAGAAGAAGACAACAATAGAACACACCGAAGGTGAGTTAACCCCATGGGCGAGGGACAGACTTGCTAAGAATGACTCAAAGGGGTGAAAACATTACATTACTATCATTGACCGAGATACAGGGAAGTACCATGTCCGAACTCGAGGAAGAATAGAAAAAGGAGTGTCAAAGGGCAACAATGTTCAACTAGTCAAGTATTTGGATTCGAGTTGCAGTTGTggtaagtggcagatgtggagaattCCTTATTCGCATGCTTGTGCGGTTGCTAGAGACAGAGGTCATGTTATGATTGACCTCCTAGATGATTGCTACTACCTAGGTACATGGAGATCACAGTACTATGGTCAAATTTCATTTGATGCACCAAGACACGAAGATTATTGGGTTGAACCTTCATAGAAATTGCACATCACCCCTCAGCAGTTGATTCCTAGAACGCGTGGTCGAGTTAGAAGAAGCATGATACTTAATCAAATTGATGTTTGCGAGGAAGATGAACCGAGAGCTCCCTGCCGTTGCAGAAATTGCGGGATTGAGGGGCATGACCGAATAAATTGCTCAGCCGGTGCTGTTCAGATCTTATTTGACATTTACTACGTTTATGTATCAACATTTGTGAGATGTTGTCGACAGTTATTATAATGTTTATttactattttaaaaattacgaGTTCCATATAaaacgttaatctgcctatAAAGATGGGGTCCAAATGCTATTTTGAgactaccattgtcttcatTATCGAAAGCTCTTCGCGTGGGTccctcacacgccccaatcggagttcggatgagagagatatgaccGATTTACGAAAGCCGCGAGCGATTGCCGGGAGtgctacccgaccgggtggatttaGTCAACCaaaaatccacccggtcgggtgaaagtTTCTGGAGATTCAATGCACAATACTgcccacccgaccgggtggaattAGTCAACAcaaaatccacccggtcgggtgaaagtTTCTGGAGATTCCATGCACAAATTTgcccacccggccgggtggaattattcaacaaaaaatccacccggccgggtgaaagtCTCTGGAGTTTTCATGAAGAAAACAGGCGACCCGGCTGGGTGGAATTACGCAACAAAAAATCCACCTGGGCAGGTGGCACTCCCGGCAGTtccgcgcggctttcgtagattggccatatctctctcatccgaactctgattggggcgtgtgaggtacccacgcaAAGCTCTTTCAATAATGAAGATAATGGTagtctcaaaataggatttggaccccatATTGATAGGAAGAgtaacgtttgaagcagaccccagcctcatcttggctcattttgaccgtttttacctattttaacttcaaacactagataaactcatcaaagctcTAACAACTTCTACAAATATAATACTTACAAATATAAAATGAGAATTATTTTTGCAAGAATTGAAGTTGAAAAAAGAAATTGTTAGAtgactattttttttagtactaatagaaaaatatttgaatGTAACAATACATTGTTATTCCTTGTTGAAATATTATTTCCCCGAAGGCGTGAACTTTGTTGGACCTTTCCCTTTGGATGTATGCATAATCATGCAGCCCATCACCCAACGGCATCGTCGCTTGGTGGATCAGAGATGTCATCAACAAACCACCGTGCTTCGTTTCTGTTTCTCcgtcaggtatccatcccaacacaCCTCTACACTTGTTGGGCCAATCTTCATATCCAACAGGGTAGTCACGGCCAGTGAAAACATCACCGTCTGCTCTTAAACCCCACAggctttgcacatcctgtaaggttaCGGTAACTTCAccaactggaaggtggaaacagtgtgtctcaggcttccagcgctcgatcaaggcagttataagctcattgtccatcctcatcggccttccacattcaaccacgcctctgaacccccatatatcacattttcatgtattggcactgcccaaaccttactctccgtcctacgaactctcaacacatttgttgtgccatttgccaacaatgaggctgaaatgtgTTTGTTTGATGAAATAGTAATGATGGATCCTTAGGTCCATAACATAATTGTTGTtcggaacttgcagatgccatctacttcaaaacattcacccaatattaaatttttttcataagaactcaacaatctaactaaattgcaacttcaaTTGACAACGACAATCTATATTccaatttggagacatcatcaaGATTCAAATTAGGCAACAAAAGGAGCGCAATTACAAAAACTGAATCAATTACTTCTACCCATTtaattatatgcatatgaaatacacaaattacagaaaatcgaccaaaaaatccatcaatttcatcataaaccctaattttgctaaataatatgcatatgaaatacacaaattacggaaaatcgaccaaaaatttccatcaatttcatcataatcccTAAGTATaggcaacaaaacaacaaaaatcgaccaaaaatccatcaatttcatcataaaccctaattttgttaaattacgGAAAACCTGCACAAATTAAGCCATAAATGATGTATATAGTCAAATTtaagaacaattaccggaatatGGTTGCAAAATGGTGGAAATTCTCCGGAAATTGCTGGGAATCGTCAGAATTTGCTGGGAATTATCGCTTGGGTCGTGGCTTTCTGTCTGTGATGCGAAGTGTTCTGCCTTCTCTGCCTATTTTAAAACCCGCCGAAAGACGCATAAGCTTTATGCGTCACTAGCCAAAGACGCATAAGTGTTATGAGTCGCTAAggaaagacgcataatgcttatgcgtaACTATTTAAAGACGTATAATGCTTATGCGGCACGAAACAACGATGCATAATGGTTATACGTCACTAAACAATGACGCATGatggttatgcgtcactaaaCAACGACGCATGATGGTTATGGCATTTTTCGAAATTCAGCACCAAGCCCTTCTGGCGGCATTTTTCCAATACCTTGTTCAAGCTACGCAGCCGTTGATCAAAGTCGTCCCCATTGAcagtaaagtcatccatgaagatctcaatgcAGTCTTCCAACAGGTCAGAGAAAATGCCCATCATGCAACTTTGGAAAGTGCCCGGGGCATTGCAGAGGCCAAACGTCATCCTTTTGTAAGCGTAAGTGCCAAAGGGGCAGGTAAACGTCGTCTTCTCTTGGTCATCTGGATTTACAGTGATCTGGAAGTAGCCACTACAACCATCCAAAAAGCTGAAGTACTGCTTCCCTGCCAATTTCTCcaacatttgatcaatgaaTGGTAGAGGGAAATGATTCTTCTTTGTAGCTTGGTTCAGCTTTctgtaatctatgcacatcctccaccccgTGACCGGCCTAGTCGGAATcaactcattttttttcatttttcacgaCTTGGATTCCTCCTTTCTTGGGcaccatgtgtactgggctgACCCAGTTACTATATGGAATAGAGTAGAGAATTCTGATCGATACCAACTTGACAATTTCCTtgagcacttcttccctcatattGAGGTTGAGTTTTTGTTGTTGGTCGCGGTGTGACTTGGCTCCTTCTTCCAGTcggatgtggtgcatgcagaagTCTGGGCTGATGCCCACCAAATCTGTCAGCTTCCAGCCGATAGCCTTCAGATTCTTTCTCAACACTTCCAGCAATCTGTCTTCTTGCCCCTGGGTCAACTGACTGTTGATGATGACGGACATTGTTTCTTCCTCCCCCAGGTAGGCGTACTTAAGATGTGCTGGAAGGGGTTTCAACTCCTTCGCGGGCTTTGGCTCTTCAGTAGGCAGAAGATTTTCTGCCACTTCTTTTTCCAGTGGCTTGCCTTGATCAAGCCGCTTCGCTAGGCTAGATACTTAAGCTGTCCCACTTGTCCCAACTGGCTTCAGGCGCTCGCAGAAATCCGTTATTGCTTCATGGTATCATACCACTCTTCTACTTCTTTCTCGACCTCCTCGTCTACGACGGAGTCAGTGAACTGCCTCTTTAGGAATTCTTCCTCCAAAAATTCCTATACTAAGGGTTTCGTCACATCTACCGAGTATATGTTCTCGTTGTCGGCTGgcctcttcatggcttcatctaTATTGAACGTGAATTGTTTTCCATTGAAGTCCAAGCTTATCCTCCCATTACGGACGTCTATAATGGTGTTGGCCGTAGACAGAAATGGCCGTCCCAGTAGGACTCCACTCGACTCCCTTGCTACTGGCTCCGTTATCTTGATTATGAAAAAATCGGCTGGGTACAGAAAATTATTCACCTTCACAATAACGTCCTCCAAAATTAGTTTAGGGTGAATACACGATCTGTCGGCCAACTGGATGATTATGTCAGTGTCAATGAGCTTGGCCGCTCCTAGCTTTTCATAGATAGCATATGGAAGCACATTGATGGATGCCCCGAGATCGCACATCGTGTGCTCTACTTGAATATCTCCGATTGAAATCGGGAGAATGAACATCCATGGGTCGGTCTTCTTTGAAGGAAGATCACTCCGCTGGATCACGGCAGAGATATTCTCATCTACAATCATTCTACCTTCCTCATTGACCTTCCCTGCCAGGTAGTCTTTAATAAATTTGCTAATCGGGGGCATCTTTAACGCAGTCAAGAGTGACACATTCATCTCCACGTCCTTGAACATACTTGCCACATCGATTGTGGCATCCCTCTTTCTTGTCACCATTCCACGGTACAGATATGGCTTAACTTTCTCAGTTTTCTCTCTCCGACTTTCCTCTGAGGATTCACCTCCCACTTTTGCCTAGCCCTTTTCACTCTCTTTTGCTTGCTTTGCTTTGCtggattctccttctccttcatgGCTCGGCCCAGGCGTAAATGCTGGAGATTCCACAGGTGGAGTAGGGCCCTGGTAGGCTTTTCCTAATCTCAGGGTTACTTCGCTAATGTTTTCACGACCAGGTGTCTGCACAGTGGCTGGAATccctccttcttttcctctcatCTCGCCCAGTGACATCGCAACTTGTGAAGTTGCTTTTTCAGCATATCCAACGCCCCCCGctgctccttctgagcctcttGGATTTCCTGCATCACATTGTTAGGATGGTGCGGTACTATCATATCTCCCTGACTATCGTTGGGGTACCTTTGATTTGGCGGTCCCCCACTGTAGTTGGGCTGCGGGTAGTCATATTGTCCATAATGCTCTTGCTGGTATTGCGGCTGATTGTACTGTTGATTTATAGGGTACAGATTTCCCCGTTGGTGTGGTGGAACGTAACTGACCATCTGATTGTTTGGTTGTTTTCCCTGATTGCTTGACTGTGGGCCCTGAAGTCTGTATCCCCAGTTCCCCCCCGATTGTCTGCTTGACCAGTTGGGTTGTCCTCCATCAGACCAGTTGCCTTGAGTTACGCCTTGTATTATGTttcctccagtgtttggtctatcctggATCCCAACAGGCCAGTTGGGGTGCCCTTCAGAAGGTTGCATCTGCTGTGTTGAGGGTTGTGGTGGCTGGCTTTGGTTCTGGTCAGTccatcgaaagtttgggtgATCTCTCCATGGGGCGTCTATTTGctttccctggatccagttgccatttgcgttccagtggccAAAGGCATTTACTTGGGGCAGCGGCTCcgcctcagggggaaactcgcaatagtaatagtgatgctcttccgACGGTGGTGGCAGCGTATACTGCTGCTCTTTGGGTGCAGGTGGCGGAGGTGCTCTCGATTTCTCTACTGCctcaagcagcttcttctccatctgctaaaatcgagcctccagcttttcatcACTACGTGCCTCTACTGCATGCACTGCCCCTCTTCTATACTGCCTTTGGGACGTCTCATACGAGCGCTTAGCCTCGATAAGCCTTTCCAGGATGTTTttggcttggctgaatggggtctTTGAGAAATTCCCTTGGGCTGCGAGGTTTAGATCATTCTTGCTATCGACTGTCAGTCCACCATAGAAGATCGAATAGATCTCCCGCTtccccagcttgtggttggggcatgcttgaagcagcccttggaatctatcccaagccgaggggctcatcgtactcctgtctggcttctgtaatctccctCTTGAAGGCACTTGTCTTTGACGCGGGGAAGAAACGATCTAGGAAGATCATTCAgaactcggcccatgttttgatggacccttctggcagtctcgacagccatactccagcatcacccttcaagacgaaggggatagctttcagcctatagtcctcagacgtagatccagccggtacaggctggatatcacagtatcggcaaaaTTCCTCCAGGAAGGCGTACGGACACTCTTTTGAAAGGCCATAAAAATaggacaaaacggccagtactccagacttgatcgcgatggtccgcatcccaggagtaacggcaatggcatgtgtgggctccttctcatcatgagcatGCAGAGAGCCAATTCCTGAGTCGCCGGCGacgagggccatctctgcttctgcttgttcaagtggtggtggtttAGGTTGCGCGTtctg
This window contains:
- the LOC121757539 gene encoding uncharacterized protein LOC121757539 yields the protein MVTRKRDATIDVASMFKDVEMNVSLLTALKMPPISKFIKDYLAGKVNEEGRMIVDENISAVIQRSDLPSKKTDPWMFILPISIGDIQVEHTMCDLGASINVLPYAIYEKLGAAKLIDTDIIIQLADRSCIHPKLILEDVIVKVNNFLYPADFFIIKITEPVARESSGVLLGRPFLSTANTIIDVRNGRISLDFNGKQFTFNIDEAMKRPADNENIYSVDVTKPLV
- the LOC121757540 gene encoding uncharacterized protein LOC121757540; this translates as MEKKLLEAVEKSRAPPPPAPKEQQYTLPPPSEEHHYYYCEFPPEAEPLPQVNAFGHWNANGNWIQGKQIDAPWRDHPNFRWTDQNQSQPPQPSTQQMQPSEGHPNWPVGIQDRPNTGGNIIQGVTQGNWSDGGQPNWSSRQSGGNWGYRLQGPQSSNQGKQPNNQMVSYVPPHQRGNLYPINQQYNQPQYQQEHYGQYDYPQPNYRNPRGSEGAAGGVGYAEKATSQVAMSLGEMRGKEGGIPATVQTPGRENISEVTLRLGKAYQGPTPPVESPAFTPGPSHEGEGESSKAKQAKESEKG